From Macaca fascicularis isolate 582-1 chromosome 14, T2T-MFA8v1.1, a single genomic window includes:
- the TMEM258 gene encoding dolichyl-diphosphooligosaccharide--protein glycosyltransferase subunit TMEM258, translating into MELEAMSRYTSPVNPAVFPHLTVVLLAIGMFFTAWFFVYEVTSTKYTRDIYKELLISLVASLFMGFGVLFLLLWVGIYV; encoded by the exons ATG GAGCTCGAGGCCATGAGCAGATACACCAGCCCAGTGAACCCGGCTGTCTTCCCCCATCTGACCGTGGTGCTTTTGGCCATCGGCATGTTCTTCACCGCCTGGTTCTTCGT TTACGAGGTCACCTCTACCAAGTACACTCGTGATATCTATAAAGAGCTCCTCATCTCTTTGGTGGCCTCACTCTTCATGGGCTTTGGAGTCCTTTTCCTGCTGCTCTGGGTTGGCATCTACGTGTGA